The Rouxiella sp. WC2420 region GTCACCATGAACAATCTGCTGAATTTCTTCGCCCTCGACAGCACCAACCACAGCAGTATCTACAGCTGCATGCAGATGGCCTGGAACAACGCTCATGCGGTGCGCGGCAGCCTGTCTTCAGAAGTATGGGAGAGCATCAACGCCTCGTGGATCGAGATGAAAATTATCCGTCGTCAGGGTGTCGGTTCCTCCGGAGCAGACAGTTTCTTTGACTGGGTTAAAGAGCGCTCGCATCTGTTCCGTGGCGCGATGTTTGGCACTTTGCTTCGCAGCGACGCGCTGAATTTTATCCGCCTCGGCACCATGCTTGAGCGTGCGGACAGCACCGCCCGTCTGCTGGAAGCAAAAAATCAGCTGCTCGACGCTGATGAAGATCCGGTCCGTGAATATTACCGCATGGACACACTGTTGCGAGCGGTTAGCGCCCGTGAAGCCTTCCATACTTTGTATAAGCAGCAGATTAGCCGGGAAACCATTGCCGACCTGCTGATCCTGCGCCGCGAACTACCGCGATCGCTGCTTGCCTGCGTCGAAGTGATCACCGAACAGCTTGAATTAATTGGCGGATCTGCGGGCAATCTCCCGCGCCGCCGCGCCCATACCTTGCACGCCCAGTTGCGCTTTTCAACGCTGGCTGAAATTCAGGAAATTGGCCTCAGCGTCTGGCTCAACGACTTCCTCAGCCAAACCAGCGCGATTGCAGAAAGCGTTCATCAAACATATCTGGAGGCACAATGAAGCTTAACGTCAGCCACAAGACGCATTACACCTATGCGCAACAGGTTAAACGCAGTACCCAGTATTTGCGTCTGACCCCACAGAACTCCAGCCACCAGAAGATACTTTCCTGGGAATTGAGTCTGCCGGAATATGCCACCCGCACTATCGACGCTTACGGTAACGTGCTGCACGTCCTGACCCTCGATCAGCCGCACCAGGCGATCACCATTGAGGCCAACGGCGTGGTCGAAATTGAAGATAACGTCGAAGATGATAATTTTGGCATTCTTTCGCCGCTGGTTTTCCTGCGCACCAGCCCGCTGACTCACGCCGATGCGGCGATCCGCGATTTCGCCTCACGCTATTATCGCCCGCAGGCGCAGCATGAAAGCCTGTGCAAACTGATGGGCGAGTTGCTGCTGAAAATGCCTTACAGTCCCGGCACCACGACGGTAAAAGACAGCGCCGCGCAGGCGTTTGGTGCCGAGCAGGGAGTATGTCAGGATCACACTCACGTATTCCTGGCCTGCTGCCGCAGTCTGAACATTCCTGCGCGCTACGTCAGCGGTTATTTGTACAGCGAAGACAGCGAACATGTGGCGACTC contains the following coding sequences:
- a CDS encoding alpha-E domain-containing protein, coding for MLSRTASELYWMARYLERAENIARLMDVTNKLSMMSIRDSNHDLLVPLLLTGTETVFNETYQQVTMNNLLNFFALDSTNHSSIYSCMQMAWNNAHAVRGSLSSEVWESINASWIEMKIIRRQGVGSSGADSFFDWVKERSHLFRGAMFGTLLRSDALNFIRLGTMLERADSTARLLEAKNQLLDADEDPVREYYRMDTLLRAVSAREAFHTLYKQQISRETIADLLILRRELPRSLLACVEVITEQLELIGGSAGNLPRRRAHTLHAQLRFSTLAEIQEIGLSVWLNDFLSQTSAIAESVHQTYLEAQ
- a CDS encoding transglutaminase family protein — encoded protein: MKLNVSHKTHYTYAQQVKRSTQYLRLTPQNSSHQKILSWELSLPEYATRTIDAYGNVLHVLTLDQPHQAITIEANGVVEIEDNVEDDNFGILSPLVFLRTSPLTHADAAIRDFASRYYRPQAQHESLCKLMGELLLKMPYSPGTTTVKDSAAQAFGAEQGVCQDHTHVFLACCRSLNIPARYVSGYLYSEDSEHVATHAWAEAWLDDRWQSFDVTNNTCQPNQHLKLAIGIDYLDACPVRGIRLGGGCEDMHTIAAVQMLDIPQ